One window of Fusobacterium polymorphum genomic DNA carries:
- the typA gene encoding translational GTPase TypA produces MKIKNIAIIAHVDHGKTTLVDCLLRQGGVFKTHELEKVEERVMDSDDIERERGITIFSKNASARYKDYKINIVDTPGHADFGGEVQRIMKMVDSVLLLVDAFEGPMPQTKYVLKKALEQGHRPIVVVNKVDKPNARPEDVLYMVYDLFIELNANEYQLEFPVVYASGKAGFARKELTDENTDMQPLFETILEHVQDPDGDITKPAQFLITNIAYDNYVGKLAVGRIHNGTLKRNQDVMLIKRDGKQVKGKVSVLYGYEGLKRVEIEEAEAGDIVCIAGIDDIDIGETLADINDPIALPLIDIDEPTLAMTFMVNDSPFVGKEGKFVTSRHIWDRLQKEIQTNVSMRVEATDSPDSFIVKGRGELQLSILLENMRREGFEVQVSKPRVLFKEKDGKKLEPIELALIDVDDSFTGTVIEKMGVRKAEMVSMIPGQDGYTRLEFKVPARGLIGFRNEFLTDTKGTGILNHSFFDYEEYKGDIPTRNKGVLIATEPGVTVPYALNNLQDRGTLFLDPGVPVYEGMIVGEHNRENDLVVNVCKTKKLTNMRAAGSDDAVKLATPRKFTLEQALDYIAEDELVEVTPTNIRLRKKILKEGDRRKNWSATNK; encoded by the coding sequence ATGAAGATTAAAAACATAGCAATTATTGCTCACGTTGACCACGGAAAAACAACACTTGTAGACTGTTTATTAAGACAAGGAGGAGTTTTTAAAACTCATGAACTTGAAAAAGTTGAAGAAAGAGTTATGGACTCAGATGATATTGAAAGAGAAAGAGGAATTACAATTTTCTCTAAAAATGCTTCTGCTAGATATAAAGACTATAAAATTAATATAGTTGATACACCAGGACATGCTGACTTTGGTGGAGAAGTACAAAGAATTATGAAGATGGTTGATTCTGTTCTTTTACTTGTAGATGCTTTTGAAGGACCTATGCCTCAAACAAAATATGTTTTAAAGAAAGCATTAGAACAAGGACATAGACCAATAGTTGTAGTAAATAAAGTTGATAAACCTAATGCTAGACCAGAAGATGTGTTGTACATGGTTTATGATTTATTTATAGAATTAAATGCTAATGAATATCAACTTGAATTTCCAGTAGTTTATGCTTCAGGAAAAGCAGGTTTTGCTAGAAAAGAATTGACAGATGAAAATACTGATATGCAACCATTATTTGAAACAATATTAGAGCATGTTCAAGACCCTGATGGAGATATTACAAAACCAGCTCAATTCTTAATAACAAATATTGCTTATGATAACTATGTTGGAAAATTAGCAGTTGGAAGAATACATAATGGAACTTTAAAAAGAAACCAAGATGTAATGTTAATAAAAAGAGATGGAAAACAAGTTAAAGGAAAAGTTTCTGTTCTATATGGTTATGAAGGTTTAAAAAGAGTTGAAATAGAGGAAGCAGAAGCTGGAGATATAGTTTGTATTGCTGGTATTGATGACATAGATATTGGAGAAACATTGGCAGATATAAATGATCCTATTGCATTACCTCTAATTGATATTGATGAACCAACACTTGCTATGACATTTATGGTAAATGACTCTCCATTTGTTGGAAAAGAAGGAAAATTTGTAACTTCAAGACACATTTGGGATAGATTACAAAAAGAAATTCAAACAAATGTTAGTATGAGAGTAGAAGCAACTGATTCACCTGACTCATTTATAGTAAAAGGTAGAGGAGAGCTTCAGCTTTCAATATTACTTGAAAATATGAGAAGAGAAGGTTTTGAAGTACAAGTTTCTAAACCAAGAGTTTTATTTAAAGAAAAAGATGGAAAAAAATTAGAGCCTATTGAACTTGCTTTAATTGATGTAGATGATAGTTTTACAGGAACTGTAATTGAAAAGATGGGAGTTAGAAAAGCTGAAATGGTTTCTATGATTCCTGGGCAAGATGGATATACAAGACTTGAATTTAAAGTACCTGCAAGAGGACTTATTGGTTTTAGAAATGAATTTTTAACTGATACTAAGGGAACTGGAATTTTAAACCATTCATTCTTTGATTATGAAGAATATAAGGGAGATATTCCTACAAGAAATAAAGGAGTTTTAATAGCTACTGAACCAGGAGTTACTGTTCCTTATGCTTTAAATAACTTACAAGATAGAGGAACTTTATTCTTAGACCCTGGTGTTCCTGTATATGAAGGAATGATAGTTGGAGAACACAACAGAGAAAATGACTTAGTTGTAAATGTTTGTAAAACTAAAAAATTAACAAATATGAGAGCAGCTGGTTCTGATGATGCAGTTAAACTTGCAACTCCAAGAAAATTTACATTGGAGCAAGCACTTGATTATATTGCAGAAGATGAACTTGTAGAAGTTACACCTACAAATATCAGACTTAGAAAGAAAATCTTAAAAGAAGGAGACAGAAGAAAAAACTGGTCTGCTACTAATAAATAA
- a CDS encoding MalY/PatB family protein yields the protein MEKEKFLKEYLVERKGTNSLKWDALDKRFGNPNLISMWVADMEIKTPKEIVEALKERIEHGVFGYSYVSDDYYNAVIKWHKEKHNYEIKKEWIRFSTGVVTAIYWFINIFTKVNDSVLILTPVYYPFHNAVKDNNRKLITCDLKNTDGYFTIDYDEVEKKIVENDIKLFIQCSPHNPAGRVWKEEELAKILEICKKHDVLVISDEIHQDIVMKGYKHIPSAVVENGKYADNLITISAASKTFNLAGLIHSNIIISNDELRKKYDEEIKKINQTEGNILGMLATQVGYEKGEYWLENIKELIEDNFNYLKSELNKHIPEIIITNLEGTYLVFLDLRKIIPIDKVKEFIQDKCNLAIDFGEWFGANFKGFIRMNLATDPQIVKKAVENIINEYKKLN from the coding sequence ATGGAAAAAGAAAAATTTTTAAAAGAATATTTAGTTGAAAGAAAGGGAACTAACTCATTAAAATGGGATGCCTTAGATAAAAGATTTGGTAATCCAAATTTAATTTCTATGTGGGTTGCTGATATGGAAATTAAAACTCCAAAAGAAATTGTTGAAGCTTTAAAAGAAAGAATAGAACATGGAGTATTTGGATATTCTTATGTCAGTGATGATTATTACAATGCTGTTATTAAGTGGCACAAAGAAAAACATAATTATGAAATAAAAAAAGAATGGATAAGATTTTCAACTGGAGTTGTAACAGCTATCTATTGGTTTATAAATATTTTTACAAAAGTTAATGACTCTGTTCTTATTTTGACACCCGTTTACTATCCTTTCCATAATGCAGTGAAAGATAATAATAGAAAACTTATTACTTGTGACTTAAAAAATACTGATGGATATTTTACTATTGACTATGATGAAGTTGAAAAGAAAATAGTTGAAAATGACATTAAATTATTTATACAATGTTCTCCACATAATCCAGCTGGTAGAGTTTGGAAAGAAGAAGAACTAGCTAAAATATTAGAAATTTGTAAAAAACATGATGTTCTTGTTATTTCAGATGAAATACACCAAGATATAGTAATGAAAGGCTATAAACATATTCCATCTGCTGTTGTAGAAAATGGAAAATATGCTGATAATTTAATAACAATATCTGCTGCTTCAAAAACATTTAATTTAGCAGGATTAATTCATTCAAATATTATTATTAGTAATGATGAACTAAGAAAAAAATATGATGAAGAAATCAAAAAAATTAATCAAACTGAAGGTAATATTCTTGGAATGCTTGCAACACAAGTAGGTTATGAGAAAGGAGAATATTGGTTAGAAAATATAAAAGAATTAATTGAAGATAATTTTAATTATTTAAAATCTGAATTAAATAAACATATTCCTGAAATTATAATAACTAATTTAGAAGGAACATATTTAGTATTTTTAGATTTAAGAAAAATTATTCCTATTGATAAAGTAAAAGAATTTATTCAAGATAAATGTAATTTAGCAATAGACTTTGGAGAATGGTTTGGAGCAAATTTCAAAGGTTTTATTCGTATGAATTTAGCAACAGACCCTCAAATTGTTAAAAAAGCAGTCGAAAATATTATAAATGAATATAAGAAATTAAACTAA
- a CDS encoding AEC family transporter: MENFLLAFNVVFPIFLIMMLGVILKRKNMVDEKSLNVMNSLIFRLFMPTLLFFNIYNMGDLSTLSFDNLKLLAYAFSSILIVLFLAWLIYIPKVKDKKKLSVLIQGVYRGNFVLFGLAIADSLYGKESLGTVSLLTAIVIPTFNVIAVILLEYYSGNEVNKIKLIKQVFKNPLIIATLTAIVFLVLKINIPKPVYKAIGDISKIATPLAFLVLGAGLKFGNILKNLKYLVSVNILRLIGNPLVTVGLGKLLGFQGIELVALLSMSACPTAVVSYTMAKEMNADGDLAGEIVATTSMLSIFTIFCWVLILKNLAWI; this comes from the coding sequence ATGGAAAATTTTTTATTAGCATTTAATGTTGTTTTTCCAATTTTTCTTATAATGATGTTAGGTGTAATTCTAAAAAGAAAAAATATGGTAGATGAGAAATCTCTGAATGTTATGAATTCTTTAATATTTAGGTTATTTATGCCTACACTACTATTTTTTAATATTTATAATATGGGAGATTTATCAACTCTTTCATTTGATAATTTGAAATTATTAGCTTATGCTTTTTCAAGCATTCTTATAGTTCTTTTTCTTGCTTGGTTAATCTATATTCCAAAAGTAAAAGATAAGAAAAAATTATCTGTTTTAATTCAAGGTGTGTATAGAGGAAATTTTGTTCTCTTTGGTTTAGCTATTGCAGATAGCCTATATGGAAAAGAAAGTTTAGGAACAGTTTCATTACTAACAGCTATTGTAATTCCGACATTTAATGTCATAGCAGTTATACTGTTGGAATACTATTCAGGTAATGAAGTAAATAAAATTAAATTAATTAAACAAGTATTTAAAAATCCTCTAATAATTGCAACATTGACTGCAATAGTTTTTTTAGTGTTAAAAATAAATATTCCAAAGCCAGTATATAAAGCTATAGGAGACATATCGAAAATAGCAACACCATTAGCTTTCCTTGTTTTGGGAGCAGGACTAAAATTTGGAAATATACTAAAAAATTTAAAATATTTAGTTTCTGTAAATATATTAAGACTTATAGGAAATCCATTAGTAACTGTTGGACTTGGTAAATTATTAGGCTTTCAAGGAATAGAACTAGTTGCTTTGCTTTCAATGAGTGCTTGTCCAACAGCAGTAGTTTCATATACTATGGCAAAAGAAATGAATGCAGATGGTGATTTAGCAGGAGAAATTGTTGCAACAACAAGTATGCTTTCAATATTTACAATTTTTTGTTGGGTTCTCATATTAAAAAATTTAGCTTGGATATAG